One window of Mangrovibacterium diazotrophicum genomic DNA carries:
- a CDS encoding DUF4861 domain-containing protein produces MIRNPFTTLGSAVLCTLVFCQCQTAPQATSIELSNTSSVNLTDKAIAIERTQLPNITEGEVYPLIIASTGDTIASQLNDLDGDQKWDEVFFVADLMAGGDETYSLTWVNEKPEYTVRTSARFGKRSSADTPVQPATSEVLLANQLPKSIGYQAYQTDGPSWENDKIGFRHYFDGRNAQDLFGKRASFISPENVGINANGEVEDNYHVMADWGRDILAVGNSVGLGGYSLMIGDSLVRLGVLVTDSINNVEKTTFNIVDEGPVKSIMDYHYENWHPLDRSYNVDERTVIWPGIYAYQNTVKFSKLHGDETLVVGLVNINNQNPLEEIAVNDDWMVLLTHDMQTYNRGWWLGLAIIVPRSIYEGYTEAPQTGKLTNSFLAKLKVENDKPVTYYAAAGWELSDDRFKNHDYWKSYVENLVQQLSAKVDVSIQ; encoded by the coding sequence ATGATACGAAATCCATTTACTACGCTCGGGAGCGCCGTGCTTTGTACATTAGTATTCTGCCAATGCCAAACCGCTCCGCAAGCAACAAGCATCGAGCTTTCGAACACTTCATCGGTAAACCTGACCGACAAAGCAATTGCGATTGAACGCACACAGCTCCCCAACATCACTGAAGGGGAAGTCTATCCATTGATCATCGCCTCGACGGGAGATACAATTGCATCTCAGTTGAATGACCTGGATGGCGATCAAAAATGGGACGAGGTGTTTTTTGTTGCCGACTTAATGGCCGGTGGCGATGAAACATACTCGCTAACCTGGGTCAATGAGAAACCGGAATACACCGTGCGTACCAGCGCCCGCTTCGGGAAACGCAGCTCTGCTGATACACCGGTTCAACCCGCAACCAGCGAGGTCCTGTTGGCTAACCAACTTCCAAAGAGCATCGGCTACCAGGCCTACCAAACCGACGGCCCTTCGTGGGAAAACGACAAAATTGGTTTCCGCCACTATTTCGATGGGCGCAATGCTCAGGATCTGTTCGGTAAAAGAGCCTCTTTTATTTCGCCCGAGAATGTTGGCATCAACGCCAACGGTGAAGTGGAAGACAATTACCACGTGATGGCCGATTGGGGTCGCGATATTTTAGCGGTAGGTAACTCGGTTGGACTTGGTGGCTACTCGCTGATGATCGGCGACAGCCTGGTTAGACTTGGCGTGTTGGTAACCGACTCAATTAATAATGTAGAGAAAACGACCTTCAATATTGTAGACGAAGGCCCGGTCAAGTCAATTATGGATTACCATTACGAAAACTGGCACCCTCTGGACCGCAGCTACAATGTTGACGAAAGAACCGTTATCTGGCCGGGTATTTACGCCTATCAAAACACAGTGAAGTTCTCAAAACTGCATGGTGACGAAACCTTAGTCGTTGGTTTAGTAAATATCAACAACCAGAATCCGCTGGAAGAGATCGCCGTGAACGATGATTGGATGGTGTTATTGACACATGATATGCAAACCTATAACCGCGGTTGGTGGTTGGGCCTCGCCATTATTGTGCCACGTTCGATTTACGAAGGTTATACCGAGGCTCCCCAAACAGGTAAGCTGACAAACAGTTTCCTGGCTAAGCTGAAAGTTGAAAATGATAAGCCGGTTACCTATTACGCAGCAGCCGGCTGGGAATTGAGCGACGACCGCTTCAAAAATCACGACTACTGGAAGAGCTATGTTGAAAACCTGGTTCAGCAGCTTTCTGCCAAAGTTGATGTCAGTATCCAATAA
- the rplM gene encoding 50S ribosomal protein L13: protein MDTLSYKTVSANSATVNKEWVVVDATGMPLGRLASAVAKLLRGKHKPNFTPHVDCGDNVIVINAEKVKLTGNKLDDKIYLRYTGYPGGQRSQTPAEIMKKYPERLVEKAVKGMLPKNRLGRAIYGNMKVYVGAEHKQEAQNPKVIDLNTIKL from the coding sequence GTGGATACTTTATCTTACAAAACCGTATCGGCCAACAGTGCCACGGTAAACAAAGAATGGGTTGTTGTTGATGCAACCGGCATGCCGCTGGGTCGTTTGGCCAGTGCTGTAGCCAAGTTGTTGCGTGGAAAACACAAACCCAATTTTACTCCTCACGTAGATTGTGGAGACAATGTAATTGTTATCAACGCTGAAAAAGTGAAGCTGACTGGTAACAAGTTAGATGACAAAATTTATCTGCGCTACACTGGTTATCCAGGTGGTCAACGCAGCCAAACTCCGGCTGAAATCATGAAAAAATATCCGGAGCGTTTGGTTGAAAAAGCAGTAAAAGGTATGTTGCCTAAAAATCGTCTGGGACGTGCTATTTATGGTAACATGAAAGTGTATGTCGGCGCTGAGCACAAACAAGAAGCTCAAAACCCGAAAGTTATTGATTTGAATACAATTAAATTGTAA
- the rpsI gene encoding 30S ribosomal protein S9 produces MEVVNTLGRRKTAVARVYVSEGKGNITINNRELNEYFPNGTLQYIVKQPLNLLGVAEQYDIKVNLDGGGIKGQAEAVRLGIARAMVEINPEYKPELKHAGFMTRDPREVERKKPGQPKARKRFQFSKR; encoded by the coding sequence ATGGAAGTAGTAAACACCTTAGGACGTAGAAAGACAGCCGTTGCCCGCGTTTATGTAAGTGAGGGTAAAGGTAACATCACCATTAACAACCGGGAGTTAAACGAATACTTCCCAAATGGTACTCTTCAGTACATCGTGAAGCAACCTCTGAACTTGTTAGGCGTTGCTGAGCAGTACGACATTAAAGTAAACCTTGACGGTGGTGGTATCAAAGGACAAGCGGAAGCTGTTCGTTTGGGTATTGCCCGTGCAATGGTTGAAATTAATCCTGAATACAAGCCAGAATTGAAACATGCAGGCTTCATGACTCGTGATCCACGCGAAGTGGAACGTAAAAAACCGGGTCAACCAAAAGCTCGCAAACGCTTCCAGTTCTCAAAACGTTAA
- the rpsB gene encoding 30S ribosomal protein S2 has product MPRTNFQELLDAGVHFGHLKRKWNPNMAPFIFMEKNGIHIIDLQKTVVKIDEAAAAIKQIAKSGRKILFVATKKQAKELVAEAVGNVNMPYVVERWPGGMLTNFPTIRKAVKKMISIDKMMKDSSWDNLSKREKLQITRQRAKLDKVLGSIADLTRLPAALFVVDVLKEKIAVREAQKLGIPVFAMVDTNSDPEGIDFVIPANDDASQSIRLVTRIMCEAIAEGLSERKVEREKEGDEAAPKKAKADKKEAAKAAVAADDDEDDVDVDLDDEDDSEE; this is encoded by the coding sequence ATGCCAAGAACAAATTTTCAAGAATTATTGGATGCAGGTGTACACTTTGGTCACCTGAAAAGAAAGTGGAATCCAAACATGGCTCCATTCATTTTTATGGAGAAAAACGGTATCCACATCATCGATCTGCAAAAAACTGTAGTGAAGATCGATGAAGCTGCTGCTGCCATCAAACAAATTGCCAAATCGGGACGCAAAATCTTATTTGTGGCTACAAAAAAACAAGCAAAAGAGCTTGTTGCTGAAGCTGTTGGCAATGTGAACATGCCTTACGTTGTAGAACGCTGGCCTGGTGGTATGTTGACAAACTTCCCAACTATCCGCAAAGCGGTTAAGAAAATGATCTCTATCGACAAAATGATGAAAGATAGCAGTTGGGATAACTTATCAAAACGCGAAAAGTTGCAAATCACTCGTCAACGTGCGAAACTGGATAAAGTATTGGGTTCAATTGCTGACCTGACTCGTCTTCCAGCTGCTCTGTTCGTAGTTGACGTATTGAAAGAAAAAATCGCTGTACGTGAAGCTCAAAAATTGGGTATCCCTGTATTTGCGATGGTTGATACAAACTCTGATCCTGAAGGAATCGATTTCGTAATTCCTGCGAACGACGATGCTTCTCAATCAATCCGCCTGGTAACTCGCATCATGTGCGAAGCTATCGCTGAAGGTTTGAGCGAACGCAAAGTTGAACGTGAGAAAGAAGGCGACGAAGCTGCTCCTAAAAAAGCAAAAGCTGACAAAAAAGAAGCTGCTAAAGCTGCTGTTGCTGCTGACGACGATGAAGACGACGTAGACGTTGATCTGGATGACGAAGATGATTCAGAAGAATAA
- the tsf gene encoding translation elongation factor Ts produces the protein MAISAADVMKLRKATGAGMMDCKNALTEAEGDFNRAVEIIRERGKLVASKRSDREASEGATLAKTSADGKFGAIVVVNCETDFVAKNEGFVALTQSFLDVAVENKPADLDALKALTLDGRTLADHVTEQTGVIGEKIDLSYYGCINAASVVAYIHPGNQLATLVGFNQENVDTQVAKDVAMQVAAMNPVAVDKDFVSQEVIEKELEIAKEKFRQEGKPEAMLDKIAQGALTKFFKENTLLNQAFVKDNKVSVQEYLNSSSKGLTATGFIRFTLGE, from the coding sequence ATGGCAATTTCTGCTGCAGATGTAATGAAGTTGCGTAAAGCAACCGGCGCTGGTATGATGGACTGTAAAAATGCCTTAACAGAGGCAGAAGGTGACTTCAACCGCGCTGTAGAAATTATCCGTGAAAGAGGTAAACTGGTAGCTAGCAAACGTTCTGACCGTGAGGCTTCAGAAGGTGCTACTTTGGCTAAAACTAGTGCCGATGGCAAATTTGGTGCAATCGTTGTGGTAAACTGCGAAACTGACTTCGTTGCTAAAAACGAAGGTTTCGTTGCGTTGACTCAAAGTTTCCTGGATGTTGCTGTTGAAAACAAGCCAGCTGACCTTGACGCTCTGAAAGCGTTAACTCTGGATGGTCGTACCCTTGCAGATCACGTTACTGAACAAACCGGTGTTATCGGTGAAAAAATCGATTTGTCTTACTACGGATGCATCAATGCTGCTTCTGTTGTTGCTTACATTCACCCGGGTAACCAATTGGCTACTTTGGTTGGTTTCAACCAAGAGAATGTTGACACACAAGTTGCTAAAGACGTAGCTATGCAAGTAGCTGCAATGAATCCGGTAGCTGTTGACAAAGATTTCGTTTCTCAGGAAGTTATCGAGAAAGAATTGGAAATCGCTAAAGAAAAATTCCGTCAGGAAGGTAAACCAGAAGCAATGTTGGATAAAATTGCTCAAGGTGCGTTGACTAAATTCTTCAAAGAAAACACCTTGTTGAACCAAGCTTTTGTAAAAGACAACAAAGTATCTGTTCAAGAATACTTGAATTCTTCAAGCAAAGGTTTGACTGCAACCGGTTTCATCCGTTTCACATTAGGTGAATAA
- a CDS encoding rhamnogalacturonan lyase — translation MKKVFLLAGWCCILLFCGQCVTGQSRQMEYLDRGLLAIKTTNAVFVSWRSLGTDGSTVTFNLYRNNQLINESPLSLTNFTDTSGSQADSYVLKVLVDGEEVSGMESQPVTPWAQQYLTIALDQPAGGTTPDDVTYTYLPNDCSVGDLDGDGQYEIVLKWDPTNSKDNSQSGYTGNVFIDAYELDGTKLWRIDLGRNIRAGAHYTQFMVYDLDGDGRAELVCKTAPGTVDGKGNAVIMGSDDSSADYRTSSGTILSGPEYLTLFDGLTGAELNTVAYDPPRHPTKLNPTTSELKAIWGDNYGNRQDRFLACVAYLDGTKPSVVMGRGYYTRSCLAAYDVKDKKLVQRWFYDSGSTSGIGAYGQGNHNLSVGDVDVDGKDEIIYGSCAWDDDGSLLYRTGLGHGDALHLSDLDPDEDGLELWDVHEEKTATYGYEIHNAGTGGVKWGTFSGTDVGRGLAADIDPNHRGFEMWSTASSNVYSCKGEVVSTSRPSVNFRVYWDGDLQDELLDGTKLDKWKTTGGTDRLFTFYNYSNAKEINSTKANPCLSADILGDWREEVVYYNSSNGSELVLFSTVIPTDYKLYTPMHDPVYRMGIAWQNVAYNQPPHLGFYIGDGLTSIPTPSIYTPQYSITTSSKLIKSADTRVYKVNDKIRIESDDEIDAVSVVNMKGQTIFSDCAVKGKTYEFSIAANHSMVVVKWRSKDRVFTNKILNF, via the coding sequence ATGAAAAAAGTCTTTCTTCTGGCGGGATGGTGCTGCATTCTCCTTTTTTGTGGACAGTGTGTTACAGGCCAATCCCGACAAATGGAGTACCTCGATCGTGGCCTTCTGGCTATTAAGACAACCAACGCCGTATTTGTAAGTTGGCGTTCCCTTGGAACCGACGGTTCAACAGTTACCTTTAATCTTTATCGAAACAACCAGCTGATCAACGAGAGTCCGCTCAGCTTGACCAATTTTACAGACACTTCGGGGTCACAGGCGGATAGTTACGTGCTCAAAGTACTGGTTGACGGCGAAGAAGTTTCAGGAATGGAATCGCAGCCGGTAACTCCTTGGGCGCAACAGTATCTCACCATTGCTTTGGATCAGCCGGCGGGTGGCACGACTCCTGACGATGTTACTTATACTTATTTGCCCAACGATTGCAGTGTTGGCGACTTGGATGGCGATGGACAATATGAAATTGTACTGAAATGGGATCCGACCAACTCAAAAGACAATTCGCAATCGGGTTACACTGGTAATGTTTTTATCGATGCTTATGAATTAGATGGCACCAAGCTATGGCGGATTGATTTGGGCCGGAATATTCGCGCAGGAGCACACTATACGCAGTTTATGGTGTACGATTTGGATGGCGACGGAAGGGCAGAGTTGGTTTGTAAAACAGCTCCTGGAACAGTCGATGGAAAAGGAAATGCGGTGATAATGGGCTCCGATGATTCTTCAGCTGACTATCGTACCAGCAGTGGAACAATTTTGTCTGGTCCGGAATATCTTACCTTATTTGATGGATTGACCGGAGCGGAACTAAATACAGTTGCCTATGACCCGCCACGTCATCCCACGAAACTGAATCCCACGACTTCGGAATTGAAAGCGATTTGGGGCGATAATTACGGAAACCGTCAGGATCGGTTCCTGGCCTGTGTTGCCTATCTGGACGGCACCAAGCCAAGCGTGGTCATGGGGCGCGGTTATTACACCCGTTCCTGTTTAGCTGCTTATGACGTGAAAGATAAGAAGCTTGTGCAACGCTGGTTTTACGATTCCGGATCTACTTCCGGTATTGGCGCGTACGGACAGGGTAATCATAACCTGAGCGTTGGTGATGTTGATGTTGACGGTAAGGATGAGATTATTTATGGGTCGTGTGCGTGGGACGACGATGGAAGTTTGTTGTATCGAACGGGTTTGGGACATGGAGATGCGCTGCATCTCTCGGATTTGGATCCGGATGAAGATGGATTGGAATTATGGGATGTTCATGAAGAAAAAACGGCTACCTATGGCTACGAGATTCACAATGCCGGAACCGGAGGTGTGAAGTGGGGAACGTTTTCAGGGACAGATGTTGGCCGCGGTTTAGCTGCGGATATCGATCCGAATCATCGTGGATTTGAGATGTGGAGTACGGCAAGTTCAAATGTTTATTCATGCAAAGGTGAAGTTGTTTCAACAAGTCGTCCGTCGGTTAATTTCCGAGTTTATTGGGATGGCGATTTACAGGATGAGTTGTTGGATGGAACTAAGCTCGATAAATGGAAAACAACTGGTGGTACGGACCGTCTTTTCACCTTTTACAATTATTCTAACGCTAAAGAAATCAACAGTACAAAAGCGAATCCTTGCCTGAGTGCCGATATTTTGGGCGATTGGCGAGAAGAGGTTGTCTACTACAACAGCTCCAATGGCAGCGAGCTTGTTTTATTTTCGACTGTTATTCCGACTGACTACAAATTGTATACGCCAATGCATGACCCCGTTTACCGGATGGGGATAGCCTGGCAGAATGTTGCCTACAACCAGCCTCCGCATTTGGGCTTCTACATTGGTGATGGGTTGACAAGTATTCCGACGCCATCAATTTATACGCCTCAATATAGTATTACAACAAGCTCTAAGCTAATTAAGTCTGCAGATACCAGGGTTTACAAAGTGAATGACAAAATCAGGATTGAGTCAGACGATGAGATTGATGCCGTATCAGTTGTTAATATGAAAGGGCAGACTATTTTCAGCGATTGTGCCGTAAAGGGTAAAACCTACGAATTCTCCATCGCAGCGAATCATTCAATGGTTGTTGTAAAATGGCGCTCCAAAGACCGTGTTTTTACGAACAAAATACTGAACTTTTAG
- the atpG gene encoding ATP synthase F1 subunit gamma yields the protein MASLKEIRTRISSVKTTRQVTSAMKMVSAAKLKKAQDAILQIRPYADKLHHILQTISTLLDDSVESVFTEQRTPEKVLIVLITSNRGLCGAFNSSISKTAVDLAQTKYYRQLQAGKVSFLVVGKQGEKYLKSRKMPISGQANHVFDSLTFEHASVLAQNLMDDFESGHHDRIELVYNEFKNAAVQNCTVEQFLPVQEEDSDLKNVNTNFIYEPSMAEIVNDLIPRSLKIQFFKALLDSNAAEHGARMTAMHKATDNASELIKELTLTFNKARQAAITNEILEVTNGANALNG from the coding sequence ATGGCTAGTTTAAAAGAAATACGAACCCGAATATCATCGGTTAAAACAACCCGACAGGTAACCAGTGCCATGAAAATGGTATCGGCAGCTAAGCTGAAGAAAGCACAGGATGCGATTCTTCAGATTCGCCCGTACGCTGATAAACTGCACCACATTTTACAAACGATAAGCACACTCCTGGACGACTCGGTTGAGTCAGTTTTCACAGAGCAACGCACGCCGGAAAAAGTACTGATCGTGCTGATCACATCGAATCGCGGCTTGTGTGGAGCATTCAACTCATCGATCTCGAAGACTGCGGTAGATTTGGCTCAAACCAAATATTACCGACAACTTCAGGCCGGCAAAGTCAGTTTCCTTGTGGTTGGAAAGCAGGGTGAAAAATATCTGAAATCGCGTAAAATGCCTATTTCAGGACAAGCGAACCATGTATTCGATTCGTTGACTTTTGAACACGCATCTGTATTGGCTCAAAACCTGATGGATGATTTCGAGTCGGGACATCACGATCGGATTGAACTGGTATACAACGAATTCAAGAATGCGGCTGTGCAGAATTGTACGGTCGAACAATTCTTACCTGTTCAGGAAGAAGACAGCGACCTCAAAAATGTCAACACAAACTTCATTTACGAGCCCAGCATGGCCGAGATTGTCAATGACCTCATTCCAAGATCATTGAAAATCCAGTTCTTCAAAGCACTATTGGACTCGAATGCGGCTGAACACGGCGCCCGAATGACTGCCATGCACAAAGCCACCGACAATGCTTCGGAACTCATCAAAGAACTGACGCTGACATTCAATAAAGCACGTCAGGCGGCAATTACCAACGAGATTCTGGAGGTTACCAACGGTGCCAATGCCTTGAACGGATAA
- the atpA gene encoding F0F1 ATP synthase subunit alpha encodes MADIKPAEVSAILKQQLEGFKSEAELEEVGTVLTVGDGIARIYGLSNVESNEMIEFDSGIKGIVLNLEEDNVGAVLLGPSEKIKEGDTVKRLQQIASIEVGDGVLGRVINTIGAPLDGKGAIAGEKFEMPLERKAPGVIFRQPVKQPLQTGIKAIDAMIPIGRGQRELIIGDRQTGKTAVAIDTIINQRENFEKGKPVYCIYVAVGQKGSTVANIASTLEKHGAMDYTVIVSATASDPAALQFYAPYAGAAIGEYFRDTGRDALIIYDDLSKQAVSYREVSLLLRRPPGREAYPGDVFYLHSRLLERAAKIIDSDEIAANMNDLPESLKGKVKGGGSLTALPIIETQASDVSAYIPTNVISITDGQIFLESNLFNSGVRPAINVGISVSRVGGNAQVKAMKKIAGTLKLDQAQFRELEAFSKFGSDLDAATMRVLDKGRKNVEILKQGQYMPMKVEHQIAIIYCGTKELLRSVPIAKVKEFEKGFLELMEMQYRPTLNELRDGNLTDSGIANIEKAAAEVAARFK; translated from the coding sequence ATGGCTGATATAAAACCTGCTGAAGTATCTGCGATACTTAAACAACAACTGGAAGGATTCAAGTCGGAAGCCGAACTGGAAGAGGTTGGTACAGTCCTAACTGTGGGTGATGGAATTGCCCGTATTTACGGTTTATCCAACGTTGAATCGAACGAAATGATTGAATTCGACAGCGGGATTAAAGGAATTGTGCTGAACCTGGAAGAAGATAACGTGGGTGCCGTATTACTCGGTCCTTCAGAAAAAATTAAAGAAGGTGACACCGTTAAACGTTTGCAGCAAATTGCCTCTATCGAGGTTGGCGACGGCGTTTTGGGTCGTGTAATCAATACAATTGGTGCTCCGCTGGACGGTAAGGGCGCTATTGCAGGCGAAAAATTCGAAATGCCACTGGAACGTAAAGCTCCGGGGGTTATTTTCCGTCAACCGGTAAAGCAACCTTTGCAAACAGGTATCAAAGCAATCGACGCGATGATTCCAATCGGCCGTGGACAGCGTGAGTTGATTATTGGTGACCGCCAAACTGGTAAAACAGCCGTGGCAATTGACACCATCATCAATCAACGCGAAAACTTCGAAAAAGGCAAACCAGTATATTGTATCTATGTAGCCGTGGGACAAAAAGGTTCTACTGTTGCCAACATTGCATCAACTTTGGAAAAACACGGTGCAATGGATTATACGGTAATCGTTTCGGCTACCGCATCTGATCCGGCAGCGTTGCAATTCTACGCACCTTATGCAGGAGCTGCTATTGGCGAATATTTCCGTGATACGGGTCGCGATGCACTGATCATTTACGATGACCTGTCGAAACAAGCTGTTTCGTATCGTGAGGTTTCCTTGTTACTTCGTCGTCCACCGGGTCGTGAAGCATATCCGGGTGACGTTTTCTACCTGCACTCCCGCCTGTTGGAACGTGCAGCAAAAATCATCGACTCGGATGAGATCGCAGCAAACATGAACGACCTGCCAGAATCGTTGAAAGGCAAAGTGAAAGGTGGCGGCTCGTTAACTGCACTTCCGATCATTGAAACGCAGGCCAGCGACGTTTCTGCCTACATTCCAACCAACGTAATTTCAATTACCGATGGTCAGATTTTCCTGGAATCGAACCTCTTCAACTCAGGTGTTCGCCCGGCGATCAACGTAGGTATCTCGGTATCTCGTGTAGGGGGTAACGCCCAGGTGAAAGCAATGAAAAAAATTGCCGGTACCCTGAAGCTTGATCAGGCCCAGTTCCGCGAATTGGAAGCCTTCTCGAAATTCGGTTCAGACCTGGATGCGGCTACCATGCGTGTATTGGATAAAGGTCGTAAGAACGTTGAGATCCTGAAACAGGGACAATATATGCCAATGAAAGTTGAGCATCAAATCGCTATTATTTATTGCGGTACCAAAGAATTGCTTCGCAGCGTGCCAATCGCGAAAGTGAAAGAATTCGAAAAAGGATTCCTTGAATTGATGGAAATGCAATATCGTCCGACCCTGAACGAGCTCCGCGACGGGAATTTGACAGACAGTGGTATTGCCAACATTGAGAAAGCAGCAGCGGAAGTTGCCGCCCGTTTTAAATAA
- the atpH gene encoding ATP synthase F1 subunit delta codes for MDQSKITVRYAKAFFSLAKEKNKLDALKKDIELISGLCKDSAEFRLLLESPVVKTSQKIKLIKAIFAKSIDALTLNFLELITTNKRESHIAGICRNFLGLYRQEQGVKSALLTTAVELDPAIIAKIKSKLETELQVQIELSKQVDENLIGGFVLRIEDQQLDASIASQLRRVKEKLLQSEIK; via the coding sequence ATGGATCAAAGTAAAATCACAGTCCGTTACGCCAAAGCCTTCTTCAGCCTTGCCAAAGAGAAAAATAAACTCGATGCGCTTAAAAAAGACATTGAGCTTATTTCCGGTTTGTGCAAGGACAGTGCGGAATTCAGGCTTTTGTTGGAAAGCCCGGTCGTAAAAACGTCCCAAAAAATCAAGCTGATCAAAGCCATCTTCGCCAAAAGCATCGACGCACTGACGCTTAATTTCCTGGAACTGATTACCACGAACAAACGCGAATCTCATATCGCGGGGATATGCCGTAACTTTTTAGGCCTTTATCGCCAGGAGCAAGGAGTGAAATCGGCTTTGTTAACGACAGCTGTCGAGTTGGATCCTGCGATTATTGCAAAAATTAAATCGAAACTGGAAACCGAACTCCAAGTCCAGATAGAACTGAGCAAACAGGTTGACGAGAATTTGATCGGCGGTTTTGTCCTCCGTATCGAAGACCAGCAGCTGGATGCCAGCATCGCGAGTCAATTGCGCAGAGTAAAAGAGAAATTATTACAATCCGAAATCAAATAG
- the atpF gene encoding F0F1 ATP synthase subunit B, with the protein MSFVTPDIGTIFWMLIIFAITLIILKKFAWKPILASLKDRENTIADALSSADRAKQEVENLKADQEQIIAEARKEKEVILKEARDLKDKLLSEAKTQAQVEGKKIIESARVQIEAEKTAAINEMKKQVVELSVLVAEKIIQKEVKAQKDQEELVNSLLKDLKMN; encoded by the coding sequence ATGTCATTTGTTACGCCCGATATAGGTACCATCTTTTGGATGCTCATCATCTTCGCGATTACGCTGATCATCCTGAAAAAATTTGCATGGAAACCAATCCTCGCCAGTCTGAAAGACCGCGAGAATACAATTGCAGACGCACTTTCTTCTGCCGACAGAGCAAAGCAGGAAGTTGAAAACCTTAAAGCAGACCAGGAACAGATTATTGCTGAAGCCCGCAAAGAGAAAGAAGTTATTCTGAAAGAAGCTCGTGACCTGAAAGATAAACTGCTTTCTGAAGCAAAGACGCAAGCCCAGGTAGAAGGCAAAAAAATCATTGAATCAGCTCGGGTGCAAATCGAGGCCGAAAAAACGGCAGCGATTAACGAGATGAAGAAACAAGTGGTTGAGCTTTCGGTTCTGGTTGCCGAGAAAATCATTCAAAAAGAAGTTAAAGCACAAAAGGATCAGGAAGAATTGGTAAACAGCCTGCTTAAAGATCTGAAAATGAACTAA
- the atpE gene encoding ATP synthase F0 subunit C, with the protein MSTLLILLQESIGNVGIGLAEIGAGFGAGLAAVGAGIGIGRIGAGAMEAIARQPEASGDIRSNMIVSAALIEGVAFFAVIICALILFI; encoded by the coding sequence ATGAGTACTTTATTAATTCTTCTACAAGAATCAATCGGAAACGTTGGGATTGGTTTGGCTGAAATTGGTGCCGGATTTGGTGCAGGTTTAGCAGCTGTTGGTGCAGGTATCGGTATTGGACGTATCGGTGCAGGTGCAATGGAAGCTATCGCCCGTCAACCGGAAGCCAGTGGAGACATCCGCTCAAACATGATTGTATCTGCGGCTTTGATCGAAGGGGTAGCCTTCTTCGCCGTGATCATCTGTGCGTTGATTCTTTTCATTTAG